In Amaranthus tricolor cultivar Red isolate AtriRed21 chromosome 5, ASM2621246v1, whole genome shotgun sequence, a genomic segment contains:
- the LOC130813534 gene encoding uncharacterized protein LOC130813534: MTPYEALYGRKCRTPICWDDVTRTRNGGGDYKEDKGRRALEFEVGEKVLLKVSPAKGVMRFGKKGKLSPRFISPYEVLERIGEVAYRLALPMNLAKVHNVFHVSQLRKYVHDPSHIIQPETIELDKTLTFEKEPIKTLDTKTRCTRNKEITWTNQQTEEATWETEVDMRKRYPELFEQIVDGI; encoded by the exons ATGACACCTTACGAAGCTCTATATGGGAGAAAGTGTAGGACTCCTATATGCTGGGATGATGTAACTAGGACCAGAAATGGTGGAGGAGACTACAAAGAAG ACAAAGGAAGGAGAgcattagagtttgaagtaggtgAAAAAGTTTTGCTCAAAGTGTCACCAGCCAAGGGTGTCATGAGATTTGGTAAGAAGGGTAAGTTGAGTCCTCGTTTTATAAGTCCTTATGAAGTATTGGAACGAATTGGGGAAGTAGCCTATAGATTAGCCTTACCTATGAACCTAGCCAAAGTCCACAATGTCTTCCATGTATCCCAACTCCGAAAATATGTCCATGACCCTTCCCATATCATACAACCTGAAACCATTGAACTTGATAAAACCCTTACCTTTGAAAAAGAACCAATAAAAACCCTTGATACCAAAACAAGATGTACCCGGAACAAGGAAATTACATGGACGAACCAACAAACCGAAGAAGCCACATGGGAAACCGAAGTTGACATGAGAAAGCGGTACCCCGAACTTTTCGAACAG
- the LOC130812546 gene encoding uncharacterized protein LOC130812546: MCPLRIILIFLSATLAGFFVLKNLKSGDENHIPVSPKPNQSSSSSSSCKEKVMSAIGSGFWTLVDMASGRYLWRYFASGTTKSSA, translated from the exons ATGTGTCCTCTAAGAATAATTTTGATATTTCTTTCAGCTACCCTCGCTGGATTTTTTGTGCTCAAGAATCTTAAATCTGGGGATGAAAATCATATTCCTGTTTCACCCAAACCTAATCAATCTTCCTCATCTTCGTCTTCGTGCAAG GAAAAGGTAATGTCAGCAATTGGTTCGGGCTTTTGGACGTTGGTGGATATGGCTAGTGGTCGGTATCTTTGGAGGTATTTTGCTTCTGGCACAACCAAAAGCTCTGCTTAA
- the LOC130813533 gene encoding uncharacterized mitochondrial protein AtMg00860-like: MVDPSKVQAVMNWPTPINVTEVRSFLGLAGYYRRFMKNFSRIAQLITNLMKKTTKFQLDEKCETAFQELKSRFTSAPVLTLPNESGEYEDYTDASKNGLGCRFEKSVQILEDATRSSGHDTKFQYYISSSNSQLNRENDSDS, encoded by the exons ATGGTAGATCCCTCGAAGGTTCAAGCAGTAATGAACTGGCCTACACCCATTAATGTGACAGAAGTGAGAAGTTTCTTAGGTCTAGCCGGATACTATAGGAGATTTATGAAGAATTTCTCGAGAATCGCTCAGCTTAtcactaatttgatgaagaagaccactaagttTCAATTGGATGAGAAGTGTGAAACGGCATTCCAAGAGTTAAAATCAAGGTTTACTTCTGCTCCTGTGCTGACCTTACCGAATGAAAGTGGAGAATATGAGGATTATACAGACGCATCTAAGAAtggactaggttgt AGATTCGAGAAGTCTGTCCAAATTTTAGAAGATGCTACAAGAAGCAGTGGGCACGATACTAAATTTCAGTACTACATTTCATCCAGCAACAGCCAGTTAAACAGAGAGAACGATTCAGACTCTTGA
- the LOC130812545 gene encoding CBL-interacting protein kinase 2-like translates to MESHKSGLLMQRYELGRLLGQGTFAKVYFARSIQTGQSVAIKVIDKEKVLRVGLMDQIKREISVMGMVRHPNIIHLHEVMASKTKIYFVMEHAKGGELFDKLTKGRLKEDVAQKYFRQLINAVDFCHSRGVYHRDLKPENLLLDENENLKVSDFGLSALADSNRQDGLLHTTCGTPAYVAPEVINRKGYDGAKADVWSCGVVLFVLLAGYLPFHDSNLMEMYRKIGKAEYKFPSWFPKDARRLIGKILDPNPDTRITIAKIKESSWFRKDLSPKTVQSEPEIRNVSDVDSNGDPGPSRSNAINEDSRHEQIKPAELNAFDIISLSCGFDLSGLFEDCDHKKEARFTSRESASVIISRLIETAKSLRLKVRRMDKGLLKFEGTTEGRKGALSIDAEIFEVTPELYLVEMRKAYGDTLEYQKMLKEDVRPALKDIVWAWQGEQQQQQPLLVQNPQQQQQPVESEQQC, encoded by the coding sequence ATGGAGAGTCATAAATCGGGTTTGTTGATGCAAAGGTACGAGTTGGGAAGATTACTCGGCCAAGGTACCTTTGCGAAGGTTTATTTTGCTAGGAGTATTCAAACTGGTCAGAGTGTTGCCATTAAAGTGATAGACAAAGAAAAGGTTTTAAGAGTAGGGCTTATGGATCAAATTAAGAGGGAGATTTCTGTTATGGGTATGGTTAGACATCCGAATATTATACATCTCCATGAAGTGATGGCTAGCAAGACTAAGATTTACTTTGTGATGGAACATGCTAAAGGTGGTGAACTTTTTGATAAGCTGACGAAAGGACGGTTAAAGGAGGATGTTGCTCAGAAGTATTTCAGACAGTTGATAAATGCTGTTGATTTCTGCCATAGTCGGGGAGTTTATCATCGCGATCTGAAACCTGAAAACTTGCTGCTGGatgaaaatgagaatttgaaggTTTCGGATTTTGGGTTGAGTGCTTTAGCTGATTCAAACCGGCAAGACGGTTTGCTACATACAACTTGTGGGACCCCTGCATATGTTGCTCCCGAAGTCATCAACAGGAAAGGCTATGATGGGGCCAAAGCTGATGTTTGGTCTTGTGGGGTTGTTTTATTTGTTCTCTTAGCTGGATATCTGCCATTTCATGATTCTAATCTGATGGAGATGTATCGAAAGATTGGTAAAGCAGAATATAAATTTCCAAGTTGGTTTCCTAAGGATGCACGTCGTTTGATAGGAAAGATCTTGGACCCAAACCCTGATACACGAATCACAATTGCTAAAATTAAGGAGAGTTCTTGGTTTAGGAAGGACTTATCCCCTAAAACTGTCCAATCTGAACCAGAAATCAGAAATGTTTCTGATGTGGATTCCAACGGTGATCCAGGTCCGTCTAGAAGTAACGCTATCAACGAGGATTCCAGGCATGAGCAGATCAAACCTGCAGAGTTGAATGCATTCGATATCATATCCCTTTCATGTGGTTTTGATCTGTCTGGCTTATTTGAAGACTGTGATCATAAGAAAGAAGCAAGATTTACTTCTCGGGAATCTGCTTCTGTCATAATCTCTAGGCTTATCGAAACTGCTAAGAGTTTAAGGTTGAAAGTAAGAAGGATGGACAAAGGGTTACTAAAGTTTGAGGGCACTACTGAAGGAAGGAAAGGGGCACTTTCAATTGATGCCGAAATATTTGAGGTCACCCCAGAACTCTATCTGGTGGAGATGAGGAAAGCCTATGGAGATACTCTAGAATATCAGAAAATGCTCAAGGAAGATGTAAGGCCTGCTCTAAAAGATATTGTTTGGGCATGGCAAGGGGAACAGCAACAGCAACAGCCATTGCTTGTGCAAAATccgcagcagcagcagcagccagTCGAAAGTGAGCAGCAATGTTAG